A region of the Artemia franciscana chromosome 19, ASM3288406v1, whole genome shotgun sequence genome:
ACACGTTGCTCCAATCAGTAGAGTGGATGCCACGGAAAGGAGGCATAAAGCTGATGCCAGattattgagaaaaaagaattttatttactccaaataatatcattttatttactCCAATCAGTAGAGTGGATGCCAGGGATAGGGTTTTATAGCTAATGCCAGATTATTtacataaaatagaaaaaaggtgcAGAACAAAGGTACACGTTGCTCCAATCAGTTGAGTGGATGCCAGGGATAGGGTTTTATAGCTAATATCATATTATttacacaaaatagaaaaaaggtgcAGAACAAAGGTACACGTTGCTCCAAGTCAGTAGAGTGGATGCCAGGGATAGGGTTTTATAGCTAATGCCAGATTATttacacaaaatagaaaaaaggtgcAGAACAAAGGTACAGGTTGCTCCAATCAGTAGAGTGGATGCCACGGAAAGGAGGCATAAAGCTGATGCCAGATTAAAGATGCCAGAAAAAAGGTGTGGAAGAAAGGTATACGTTGCTCCACTCAGTAGAGTGGATGCCAGGGATAGGGTTTTATAGCTAATGCCAGATTATTtacataaaatagaaaaaaggtgcAGAACAAAGGTACACGTTGCTCCAATCAGTAGAGTGGATGCCAGGGATAGGGTTTTATAGCTAATATCATATTATttacacaaaatagaaaaaaggtgcAGAACAAAGGTACACGTTGCTCCAATCAGTAGAGTGGATGCCAGGAGGTTTTATAGCTAATATCATATTATTTacaatatcattttatttactccaaataatatcattttatttactCCAATCAGTAGAGTGGATGCCAGGGATAGGGTTTTATAGCTAATGCCAGATTATTtacataaaatagaaaaaaggtgcAGAACAAAGGTACACGTTGCTCCAATCAGTTGAGTGGATGCCAGGGATAGGGTTTTATAGCTAATATCATATTATttacacaaaatagaaaaaaggtgcAGAACAAAGGTACACGTTGTTCCAAGTCAGTAGAGTGGATGCCAGGGATAGGGTTTTATAGCTAATGCCAGATTATttacacaaaatagaaaaaaggtgcAGAACAAAGGTACAGGTTGCTCCAATCAGTAGAGTGGATGCCACGGAAAGGAGGCATAAAGCTGATGCCAGattattgagaaaaaaggtgTGGAAGAAAGGTACACGTTTCTCCACTCAGTAGAGGGGATGCCAGGGATAGGGTTTTATAGCTAATGCCAGATTATttacacaaaatagaaaaaaggtgcAGAACAAAGGTACACGTTGCTCCAATCAGTAGAGTGGATGCCACGGAAAGGAGGCATAAAGCTGATGCCAGattattgagaaaaaaggtgTGGAAGAAAGGTACACGTTGCTCCACTCAGTAGAGTGGATGCCAGGGATAGGGTTTTATAGCTAATGCCAGATTATttacacaaaatagaaaaaaggtgcAGAACAAAGGTACACGTTGCTCCAGTCAGTAGAGTGGATGCCACGGAAAGGAGGTATAAAGCTGATGCCAGattattgagaaaaaaggtgTGGAAGAAAGGTACACGTTGCTCCACTCAGTAGAGTGGATGCCAGGGATAGGGTTTTATAGCTAATATCACATTATttacacaaaatagaaaaaaggtgcAGAACAAAGGTACACGTTGCTCCACTCAGTAGAGTGGATGCCAGGGATAGGGTTTTATAGCTAATGCCAGATTATttacacaaaatagaaaaaaggtgcAGAACAGAGGTACACGTTGCTACAATCAGTAGAGTGGATGCCACGGAAAGGAGGCATAAAGCTGATGCCAGattattgagaaaaaaggtgTGGAAGAAAGGTACACGTTTCTCCACTCAGTAGAGTGGATGCCAGGAATAGGGTTTTATAGCTAATGCCAGATTATttacacaaaatagaaaaaaggtgcAGAACAAAGGTACACGTTGCTCCAATCAGTAGAGTGGATGCCACGGAAAGGAGGCATAAAGCTGATGCCAGattattgagaaaaaaggtgTGGAAGAAAGGTACACGTTGCTCCACTCAGTAGAGTGGATGCCAGGGATAGGGTTTTATAGCTAATGCCAGATTATTtacataaaatagaaaaaaggtgcAGAACAAAGGTACACGTTGCTCCAATCAGTAGAGTGGATGCCAGGGATAGGGTTTTATAGCTAATATCATATTATttacacaaaatagaaaaaaggtgcAGAACAAAGGTACACGTTGCTCCAATCAGTAGAGTGGATGCCAGGAGGTTTTATAGctaatatcattttatttacacaaaatagaaaaaagatgcAGAACAAAGGTACACGTTGCTCCAATCAGTAGAGTGGATGCCAGGGATAGGGTTTTATAGCTAATATCATATTATttacacaaaatagaaaaaaggtgcAGAACAAAGGTACACGTTGCTCCAATCAGTTGAGTGGATGCCAGGGATAGGGTTTTATAGCTAATATCATATTATttacacaaaatagaaaaaaggtgcAGAACAAAGGTACACGTTGCTCCAAGTCAGTAGAGTGGATGCCAGGGATATGGTTTTATAGCTAATGCCAGATTATttacacaaaatagaaaaaaggtgcAGAACAAAGGTACACGTTGCTCCAATCAGTAGATTGGATGCCACGGAAAGGAGGCATAAAGCTGATGCCAGattattgagaaaaaaggtgTGGAAGAAAGGTACACGTTGCTCCACTCAGTAGAGTGGATGCCAGGGATAGGGTTTTACAGCTAATATCATATTATttacacaaaatagaaaaaaggtgcAGAACAAAGTTACACGTTCCTCCAATCAGTAGAGTGGATGCCACGGAAAGGAGGCATAAAGCTGATGCCAGattattgagaaaaaaggtgTGGAAGAAAGGTACACGTTGCTCCACTCAGTAGAGTGGATGCCAGGGATAGGGTTTTATAGCTAATATCATATTATttacacaaaatagaaaaaaggtgcAGAACAAAGGTACACGTTGCTCCAATCAGTAGAGTGGATGCCAGGGATAGGGTTTTATAGCTAATATCATATTATttacacaaaatagaaaaaaggtgcAGAACAAAGGTACACGTTGCTCCAATCAGTAGAGTGGATGCCAGGGATAAGGTTTTATAGGTAATATCATATTATttacacaaaatagaaaaaaggtgcAGAACAAAGGTACACGTTGCTCCAATCAGTAGAGTGGATGCCAGGGATAGGGTTTTATAGCTAATATCATATTATttacacaaaatagaaaaaaggtgcAGAACAAAGGTACACGTTGCTCCAATCAGTAGAGTGGATGCCAGGGATAGGGTTTTATAGCTAATATCATATTATttacacaaaatagaaaaaaggtgcAGAACAAAGGTACACGTTGCTCCAATCAGTAGAGTGGATGCCAGGGATAGGGTTTTATAGCTAATATCATATTATttacacaaaatagaaaaaaggtgcAGAACAAAGGTACACGTTGCTCCAATCAGTAGAGTGGATGCCAGGGATACGGTTTTATAGCTAATATCATATTATTTACACAATATAGAAAAAAGGTGCAGAACAAAGGTACACGTTGCTCCAATCAGTAGAGTGGATGCCAGGGATAGGGTTTTATAGCTAATGCCAGATTATttacacaaaatagaaaaaggtGCAGAACAAAGGTACACGTTGCTCCAATCAGTAGAGTGGATGCCACGGAAAGGAGGCATAAAGCTGATGCCAGattattgagaaaaaaggtgTGGAAGAAAGGTGCACGTTGCTCCACTCAGTAGAGTGGATGCCAGGGATAGGGTTTTATAGCTAATACCATATTATttacacaaaatagaaaaaaggtgcAGAACAAAGGTACACGTTGCTCCAATCAGTAGAGTGGATGCCACGGAAAGGAGGCATAAAGCTGATGCCAGattattgagaaaaaaggtgTGGAAGAAAGGTACACGTTGCTCCACTCAGTAGAGTGGATGCCAGGGATAGGGTTTTATAGCTAATGCCAGATTATttacacaaaatagaaaaaaggtgcAGAACAAAGGTACACGTTGCTCCAATCAGTAGAGTGGATGCCACGGAAAGGAGGCATAAAGCTGATGCCAGattattgagaaaaaaggtgTGGAAGAAAGGTACACGTTGCTCCACTCAGTAGAGTGGATGCCAGGGATAGGGTTTTATAGCTAATATCATATTATttacacaaaatagaaaaaaggtgcAGAACAAAGGTACACGTTGCTCCAATCAGTAGAGTGGATGCCACGGAAAGGAGGCATAAAGCTGATGCCAGattattgagaaaaaaggtgTGGAAGAAAGGTACACGTTGCTCCACTCAGTAGAGTGGATGCCAGGGATAGGGTTTTATAGCTAATATCATATTATttacacaaaatagaaaaaaggtgcAGAACAAAGGTACACGTTGCTCCAATCAGTAGAGTGGATGCCACGGAAAGGAGGCATAAAGCTGATGCCAGattattgagaaaaaaggtgTGGAAGAAAGTTACATGTTGCTCCACTCAGTAGAGTGGATGCCAGGGATAGGGTTTTATAGCTAATATCAtattattttcacaaaatagaaaaaaggtgcAGAACAAAGGTACACGTTGCTCCAATCAGTAGAGTGGATGCCAGGGATAGGATTTTATAGCTAATGCCAGATTATttacacaaaatagaaaaaatgtgcAGAACAAAGGTACACGTTGCTCCAATCAGTAGAGTGGATGCCACGGAAAGGAGGCTCAAAGCTGATGCCAGattattgagaaaaaaggtgTGGAAGAAAGGTACACGTTGCTCCACTCAGTAGAGTGGATGCCAGGGATAGGGTTTTATAGCTAATATCGTATTATttacacaaaatagaaaaaaagtgcaGAACAAAGGTACACGTTGCTCCAATCAGTAGAGTGGATGCCAGGGATAGGGTTTTAGAGCTAATGCCAGATTATttacacaaaatagaaaaaaggtgcAGAACAAAGGTACACGTTGCTCCAATCAGTAGAGTGGATGCCACGGAAAGGAGGCATACAGCTGATGCCAGATTACTGAGAAAAAAGGTGTGGAAGAAAGGTACACGTTGCTCCACTCAGTAGAGTGGATGCCAGGGATAGGGTTTTATAGCTAATATCATATTATTTACacgaaatagaaaaaaggtgcAGAACAAAGGTACACGTTGCTCCAATCAATAGAGTGAATGCCACGGAAAGTAGGCATAAAGCTGATGCCAGattattgagaaaaaaggtgTGGAAGAAAGGTACACGTTGCTCCACTCAGTAGAGTGGATGCCAGGGATAGGGTTTTATAGCTAATGCCAGATTATttacacaaaatagaaaaaaggtgcAGAACAAAGGTACACGTTGCTCCAATCAGTAGAGTGGATGCCACGGAAAGGAGGCATAAAGCTGATGCCAGattattgagaaaaaaggtgTAGAAGAAAGGTACACGTTTCTCCACTCAGTAGAGTGGATGCCAGGGATAGGGTTTTATAGCTAATATCATATTATttacacaaaatagaaaaaaggtgcAGAACAAAGGTACACGTTGCTCCACTCAGTAGAGTGGATGCCAGGGATAGGGTTTTATAGCTAATGCCAGATTATttacacaaaatagaaaaagttgCAGAACAAAGGTACACGTTGCTCCAAACAGTAGAGTGGATGCCACGGAAAGGGGGCATAAAGCTGATGCCAGattattgagaaaaaaggtgTGGAAGAAAGGTACACGTTGCTCCACTCAGTAGAGTGGATGCCAGGGATAGGGTTTTATAGCTAGTATCATATTATttacacaaaatagaaaaaaggtgcAGAACAAAGGTACACGTTGCTCCAATCAGTAGAGTGGATGCCACGGAAAGGAGGCATAAAGCTGATGCCAGattattgagaaaaaaggtACGGAAGAAAGGTACACGTTGCTCCACTCAGTAGAGTGGATGCCAGGGATAGGGTTTTATAGCTAATGCCAGATTATttacacaaaatagaaaaaaggtgcAGAACAAAGGTACACGTTGCTCCAATCAGTAGAGCGGATGCCACGGAAAGGAGGCATAAAGCTGATGCCAGattattgagaaaaaaggtgTGGAAGAAAGGTACACGTTGCTCCACTCAGTAGAGTGGATGCCAGGGATAGGGTTTTATAGCTAATGCCAGATTATttacacaaaatagaaaaaaggtgcAGAACAAAGGTACACGTTGCTCCGCTCAGTAGGTTGGATGCCGCGGTAAGGGAGACCTTATAACTGATGTCAATTTCAGACAGAATAGATAAAGAGGTGCAGAACAAAGATAGGCGTTGCTGCACTCAGTAAAATGGATGCCACGAAAAGGAGGCATAATGCTGATGTCAGATTATTCacactaaatagaaaaaaaggtggAGAGCAAAGTTAGGCGTTACTACACTCAGTAGAGTGTATGCCATGGAAAGGGGCCTTACAGCTGATGTCAGACTACTcacaaaagacagaaaaaaggcGCAGAAAAAAGGTACACGTCTCTGTACTCAGTATAGTTGATGCCGCGGAAAGGGAGACCTTATAACTGATTTCAGATTATTcacacaaattgaaaaaaaaggtgcaGAACAAAAGTACGCGTTGCTACACTTAGAAGAGTGGATGGTGCGGAAAGGGGCCTTATAGCTGATGTCAGATTATTCACacacaatagaaaaaaaagagtgcaGAAAAAAGGTACGTCACTGCACTCGGTagaataatattagaaaaagaaacGCTACCAACAGTTAAGAAAGAAGCCTTTAAGGAGTTATAAGTGCTTTAGGTAAACATGATAAAAACTGTACATGATATACATGGTAATAAGTAGAAAATATCCAAGAAACTATGTGACTATAAAGAATAAATCACTATCTCAATTAATATTTGATTATAATAACATTTTTGATCTTATTATATAATCCTCATTTTATAGCTGGATGTTCCAAGCTAGCGCGTACgcaagattttcttttcttttctttggggTCGGGAGGGGtaataatgccaaaagaaatttcttattttgaataaatagtaaaaagaaatttcgaaaaaaatttaGGATCTCGTGGGCGAGGTAGGGTAGCTGGGTGAGCTGGACTGAGCCACACCCACACCTGCGCACGTGCCTAGTCTAAAGAAATTAGAACGACGAGTTGGCTCTTTAACTTGCTATGCTTCGAGAACAAGTGTCTCAAAtagcttttttctttgaaaaaaatggcttcGGCCTCAAGATTAACATtaatcataaagaaaaataaataaaattaaaataaaccagGCTTGGAATCTATGGGTTTAGTATAAAGTTTCTAACAAGGCCAAACTCCAGCAATTTCTTAATACTATCCGTGAAAATGCTAGCCGACTTGGACTCAAGATCAACACGGAGAAGACAAAGAGTATGGCAACAACCGATTCCCCTCTTAACATGAAATGCGGAGAttcaaccatcgagcagatCGTGGAGTTCAGGTACCTCGGCAATACTGTGGAGAACTCAGGATCAAGTGAGCGAGAAGTGCAGCAGAGGATTGGGCAAGCCAGTGGAGCTTTTAACCGACTAAAGCCAGTATGGCGATCGAAAAAGTATTCCCTGAATCTGAAATTGAGATTATTTAATAGCAACGTCCTTTCTGCACTTCTCTACAGCAGTGAGTGCTGGAAGTTGAATCAGCAACAAAAAAGACGGATCCTAGCCTTCGAAAACAACTGCCTTCGGAGGATCCTGAACATCGACTGGAGGGATCACGTCACAAACCAGATAGTCCGCTCTATCTCAGGCCAGCCCAGGGTCACAGACGTCATC
Encoded here:
- the LOC136039654 gene encoding uncharacterized protein LOC136039654, giving the protein MATTDSPLNMKCGDSTIEQIVEFRYLGNTVENSGSSEREVQQRIGQASGAFNRLKPVWRSKKYSLNLKLRLFNSNVLSALLYSSECWKLNQQQKRRILAFENNCLRRILNIDWRDHVTNQIVRSISGQPRVTDVIRQRRWRYLGHVIRMKEDRIPRLILEWQPQGTRRRGRPKNTLRRTYQQDLSNIHTTIQPQWEDVWAAAYMRDDWRLFVDALGASGGTGGSKV